A region of the Drosophila ananassae strain 14024-0371.13 chromosome XL, ASM1763931v2, whole genome shotgun sequence genome:
CAGCACGACCCAGGACCTCTGCAATCCTGTCAGTCGCCCTCAAGACCCCTCCTTTCTGTTTTTTTCTGCATTGCAAGTttctgaataaaaaaaaaacatacttatatatgaaaaaaagaaagctGAGAAAGCAGCGGAGTGTGGGCGGCGAATGTGAAAAGAAATTTTCTGTTACATTCCACATTCCGGTCATTAATACGCCATCAACAGAGCAAGGGGAAGGGGTGGGGCAGGACCTCTAGACTAGAAAGGGAGAGAGCATAGCTGCAGTCTCCGCTCGGCAGTCGTCAACCTTCTTAAAAGCAGTGCTTACACAGTAAACAATTTTAAGAAACCGTGAAAAAATAGCTCTAAGTAGCTTTGAGATACATCtattctatattttttgtagGGGGGTACATGGCTGTCAATTTCAAAATATCCATATCTTTGGATATTTTGATTCAATTCACACCCGATTCTTGATAGCAATACATTAATAGACTTGTGGGCCAATTCGCCACGAATCTGCAtcgaaatgcaaacaaaaactattttttcaatatttttccaaaattttcctTATGCCAAAACCCTTGCCAAAACCGGAATTGTAGTATTGGCCCTTCCCGATGTCTATAACTTTGGCAATTCACATCCGTTTCttgaggaaaataaataaaatatttttgggccgattccccatcaatctgcataaaaatcttgtcacaaaatatttaaaacaaattttacaaatatttgtgggggatccccttgcAAAAATCACAATACCTGTATATGGCTCCTCCcaatgtctatatctttggcaatttttATGCAATTCTTCAGCGGAATACCTGAACAGATATTTGGGCCGATTcgccaccaatctgcatcaaaacctttcAACacaatgttttatttaaatttttcaaaattttgtgggtGCATCCCTTGTAAAATCGGGGATTCTCAAATATAGCCACTTCCAATGCCTAGAACTTTGCCAATTTTAGTACGGTTCTAAAGCAAAATatcttaaacatttttttggtaCATTTCCTTTCaatttgcatcaaaacctagacttgtaatattttttaataaattttatgaaattctGTAAAAGACGCTTTTCCAAGTGTCGCGTCATGGGCACGTCAGGTTGGCCCGtgctcttctattttttttagtcgCCCTCCGCCGGACACGCACGGCCGGACAGCTGGAATGCAGTTGCAAATGGCGATGACAATGGCGATGCgaatgcggatgcggatgtcAATGGCAGGAGAAAGCTGTCGTTGTTGCCAGTTGGTCGGTAGAAATGTTGCACGCACGTTCGCCCCCCAGAGCGAAATGAAACGAAATGCTAATGACggcagttaaaaaaaaagcctttttgtaatttgtaatattaatttaaatatttttttaggaaATTCGAGCCAATCTTGATCGAGTCCCCGTAGCGTTTGCctttcaaaatcaaattacCAGTGCAAGGAAAGACATCAACACAGGACTCTTACTGAAAAATGGAGCTCAGCGGCGTGTCCGGGAAGCGGATAAGAGAGGGCCGGGCGAATGGCCAGCCGGCTGTCTGCCCGGTCGGCAATTGCCGGACAATAGTGGCCCACACCCACCTGTTGCGGCACATGATCAGCGACCATCTGGACCCCCGGGCACGCGCCCTGCCCTTCCAGTTGCGCCTCCGCGAAGTGGCCATTGGCCAGAAAACGATGCTGATGCTGGCCTACCGCCAGCTGGTCCTCGACCGGGACTATTGCCTGGCGGTGCTTAACTGGCGCCAGCCGGACATCAAGCTGGGTCCCGGGGAACTGGCTCCCGAGCAACTGGATCTGCCGCCGTGCCACCAGCCCCTGGCCGGCCACCTGCCCGTTTTGGTGATGGTCTGCCGCACCACCTGGAAGGCTCTGCTCACCCACGAGGATCGCACCATCCGGTCCGAGCAGTACGCTATCGGTGCCCGGCATCCGGACCCCAGCCGCGAATGGGGCACCGTCTACCTGTTTTGGCTCCTCTGCCCCGCCACCCGGCGGCCGGTGACCGCCACCCTGACCGTTCTCAACAGCGAGCTGGAGTGCATCGAGCGAAGGAATCGCCGCCGGATCCGTAACTTTGCCTGCCGCATGCCCATCGAGCAGTTCATCAACGGCCTGGATCCCACATTCGTTACCATCAACGAGGAGAAGATGGACAGGTGTTGTAGGGGCACGGGTAGGGGAGACAAGGCGTCCGCCATCGTGGAGGTCATCATCGAGGGGGAGGCTACTCCCTAATCCACAGAAGTTTCGCTGCATATGGTACTGAAGAGTCttaaattgtaatttttaagaaattgttataatttttaaatattaaagacATCCAGGATCTGGCTGATCAACTGTTTTTGTggtaatatttgaaaatttatgcaaaaagtaaTCAGGCAAGTTTCGAGTGTCCTTGCGTCCTTGGCGGCTTCGGTTAATAGGCGGAAATCAATCTCGATGGGCGTGGCGCACTTTGGCACCTTTTGGCACAAATTCTGTGCCACtcgtttcggtttcggtttcggtttcagtttcgATTTCAGTCTCGGTTTTTGGGGTTTATGGCCATTCGAGCCTGGCTGGGCAATATTGATTCCGTTTTGCCAACTTTATTGCCCCTTTTTTTTCTGGGGCATCGCTGTTTTTATGGCCCAAACAGACACACcggattttttttgttttggtgtCGGTGATGGAGCTGCAAATGTGCCATAAATTGTTGTCCTTTATGTTTTTATGTCCTGGCAGGCAGATCAAATCAGATCCGATCAGCCACACAAGCTGCTTCAAACAGAATCTAAATCAAAGATTTCCTTTTCacaaatttctttaaaatcgAAACAATAAGTTTAACAAAAGTTTTCCCAGAAAATCTGTGAAAATGCCTGCCTTTAAGTAGAGAAAAGCATGGGAGGGaaaatggcaaataaaaaGCAAGCAAAAATAGACAATGGAAACTAGAGGGGGCTACTTGAGATCCCAATATAACGCGACGACATGTTTACGATGCATTTGTATCTGAGCATAACGCCCTCCAACTCTATTTtcccttttatatttttctttttcccttttttttgtttgtgccTCATCTTTTGGATTTTGTATGCTTCCATGTTGGCATTTTCATTGATGCGaagaggcaaaaaaaaaaagaaaaacacaaaaaatcaGTAAAGTCGGCGCAAGGATTTCAAATTCCCATTCTCCCCCCTTACTCTTCGGACTAAAACCTCTCCGACTTAGTCCGTCTGTCGTCCATTTGTCCGGCcgtgtccgtttgtccgtttgtccgccaGCCTCTATGTCCGTACGTGTGCGTGCTCCAAAATGGAGAAACATCCCTTGGGTGGGGCAACCACGACAACGATGAGGACACATAAAGGCTAAATTGGACTTGAATGTGCACCGTGAAAGACATTGGGCCATTGGATGGCCAATGGACAAACACTCAAGTCATTTATCCACCTAGGCTACCATGCTACCATGCTACCAGGCTCCCAGGCCACCATATCCTACATCTCCTCCAGGAGCCGTAAAAATATCAGGCAACCCCGTCGGAGCCTATTGAATTGGAAAATTCAATGGATATAACCATTCAATTGCGTCCTACAAGTGTATAATTACGCAGCGTTCTCCTGTCTCCTGTCTCCTGTCTCGAACTTGTCCGATATCCTGTTGGCTTCAATCCTTTACCAGCCCCATCTCCGCCCTCCATGGAAATCGCACAACCAGAACGTGTTAACATGAAGGCCGAAACGTGTACTTTCGGCCAAGTGAGTGGGAGCCATCAAGGCGAGTCGTGCCGCATGTCAAAAGTTTTTGTTTCtattctgtttctgtttgccCAGTAGTTCCCAGTAGTTGGATTTAAAGGTATTGCTTGACTAGCGGATGACTAGCACAAATTTGACAAGgtatgcaaataaaaaaagtgtGACCATACCATTAAAGAGATTCAAGTGGGGTCTTGCTTTGTatttttgtggattttttAGGTACTTTATCTTGAAAACTACACGGTAACAATGAGTTATAGAACCCTTAATGAATAGATTGTACATTGTTTTTGGCATACCTTTTCGTTTCATTCAAATATGGAGATGTTTTGAAGAACAGGAGGCTCACCGTTTCTGGACAACTCGGAGCCAGAATGAAGATGCCGGCCGTAAGCCTCCGAGCGTTTCTGACAAATCGGACAGACTGAGAGACAGACTGACAGACCATTATAGAAAAGGGGGCGTCGCTGGGGATGGATTTTTGTCAAGTGAGCAGCTGCCCTGAAAGGTTGTTCCAACTAAATGAGAGAAGAGCTCCAAGGTTGTGCCTTCTGGCCACATGAGCCAAGTAGACTGAGAATATGTATGCAGAGTTGTTCTCGTTGAAAGAACTTGGGGAAATGATTTCCTTTGGACATGATTTCACTTTTTACAGAGTGAGAAATAGGCGACCTTATAATGTTATACATAATTCATAAGTTACACCTTTTAATGATTTAAGTTTTGTAAATAATGAATCGTATTTTTTGGGAAggaattaatttaaaattttgaagtACTTGAATCTCTTTTTTTCAGTCCAGACTATGTTTGTTAGCTGACAAAACTCTGCTCTGCTGGAAACTGACTGACTGGCTCTCAGGACTCTCTCGGCATCGATGGCTGGCATAATTGCAGGACTCACATCGTTAATGGCCAAACCACTCGAAAGGCAGAGGAGCGTATGCTCATTAAATGGAGATGCTCTATCTCCAGATACCTTGAGCCAACcgaaccaacaaaaaaaaaaggagactATTTAAAGCGAGAACCTTCGCCCACTTTGGCCCACTTTTTGGGGAAATCTAATGCACATTTAAATGCTGGCACTTGGTCGCAGTCTGTTTGCTCAACTTTTCTGCTGACTTTTTAGACTAAAAGTCAAATATTTCATTTGGAAATTCCTAGCGACGAGGCGAGAATGAAATGTGAAAATTTCCACCCATTCTCCTTGTCTCTTTCTCCCCACATCTGGCTGGCTCTTTCGCACATTCGACTTTTCTTCCATTTCTACTCACTGTGATAGCTGcgaaacacatttttctaACTGAATAAAAAGCAAGCCTCCcactttggtggctgcttaaaaactataaattaagtttacaACTTTTCCGCAGAAACTTTTCCTTTATTTTGTTCCCCAGCATCCAGCACCCAGCACCCACACCCTCCTGCTATATAGTACATATATTCTTGTTGTTTTCCGGTGCAGTTACTGTTATTTTCGCTGTTCTATCACAGTGTGACAAAATGGCATTGTCAAGCAACGGAATTGGAATCTCGACTGTCTCCGCTTGGCCCATTTCTCTGATAATTCAAGTGTTACCAAAAGCAACTTTGACATCCATCATTCGGCATCTGTTGTTGGCCCACTTGTTGACCTTTGTTGGAAGCAAGTTGGAGAGGTTGGATTGGGTTACTTGGTTGGGTTGGTTTGGAGAGGTGGTTTGTAGGTTTACCCACCTGACAGCTAATCAAAATGTCGCACAAAGTTCATTAACAACATTTTCCAGTCAATTGTCTTGTCAGGTTTAGGAAGTATGAGATttgtaacaaaaaaaaacataaattcaGGAGATGGGTGGCATATTTCTGCAGCTATTGTATTTATGTTTGCAACTGCCACCCACCAGACTGGCTCACCCTTCGTTGAGGTCGCCGGCTCACTTTGTTAACAACTTGGCATAAAGTTGTTTGTCTTTCACCTCGTCGTGTCGATGACAAAACAACGAATACTTTCTGCCGGCGAAAGGGAAGAGGTAAGTTGGCTCAGGGGTCAGAGGGCAGAGTGCTCTGCAAAATTATTGGAAACTTAACGAACTGCTACAAACAGACAGTACGGCATTTGGTTGCCCGGAAAACAATTCACTTGTACGAATTTCAATTTGCCTTAAAATTAACTTAGACTTAGGTGTACCAAGTGTCAAgcattacaaaataataactACTAAAGAATGAGTTTTAGATTTAGTAGAATAGTCTGATTTAAGATTAAACCACATTTTGAAAAGCAGTCCTACGCACTTCCATTTATAAGCCtaataaaaacattaaataattctttattaaataatttcaaactATAGTGCAATTgcgccaaaaacaaaagcgtCAGATTTGGCGTGAAAACACCAAGTCTGGCAGTCCTGGCTTCCGGATAAGACTTTTAAATCAGTTTAGATTAAAACTACTATTTATTAAAACTGATtcttaaaacattaaaacacaAGTCCATGTCTTGATAATAAtgtcaaaataataaatttcccCCCAATCGTTATTAAAGCACTTGAATGATATAGGATTCCGATCAGAATCGACAAACCTAGTCCAACCTAGTAGAAATGGAGGTCAGAGAGGGATCCCCCATTTCGTTTCAAACATCTCTAAAAAATGACAACACCCTGCCTGAGTGTAGAAACGCCAGATCTACTCTTAATACAAATGCAATTTAcccattttttccattttcttgggaatataattttttttgcaaggACTCGAAGTAAACCAACCAAAGGCCAGGGGTGTAAAAATCAATCAAACAAAACGAACTGACACTTGGACAGACGATTAAAGGAAATGGAAGTCGGAAAATGGGATAGAGAATGATATGGAGATGATTGTGGGGGAAAGGCTGAGGCGGCAGGACAGGACAAGGAAACTCAATATGCAagaaaggaagaaaaaaaataaatatatcgGAAAACGAAAAGAAGACAGATGGAAAACTTTATAGATGGACAAGGAAAAAACATAAGGAGAATGGATTCTGTCATTGTTTCGGTCAAACGCACAACAACATAGCGTTAAATTCGCAGAAAACGAGCCAAATGAAACGAAGAAATGAATTCCATATCGCAAGCCATAGTAGGCTTTGCACTCTGGGATTTTTTCGGCATCATGAAAAATACTGACCCTGGCCACATTAATTTCCAAAACATCGAAGTGGTAAATTGTCGCACATTTTCAAGTCAGTCTGTTGACTCGCCTCGTGGAGGAAGGAACTACTTTCCTTACTTCCtcctattttatttatttattttttctttttatttgaaccaaaataatatttttgccTGGGCTTCACAGTAAGTCCTTGGCATTATCTGGGTcgctgtttttatttttattatattataaccGGTGGTACCTCGGAATCATATGCCTCAAGCCGTAGTGCTTCTGTTTTTGGTGTCCAACTTCGGAACATTcttatttacttattttatttcaacattttttttattttatatactttattaaccatgggaCTTATATGCCTCATGCCGTAGTGTTTTCATTGTTCCCATCATCTGGAAccttcttattttcttatttaatttctaaattattttatatactttattaaccatgggaCTTATATGCCTTATGCCGTAGTGCTTTCTTTGTTCCCATCATCTGGAACCTTctaattttcttatttaatttctaaattatttttattcactttattaaccatgggaCTTATATGCCTCATGCCGTAATGCTTTCTTTGTTCCCATCTggaattttcttattttcttatttaatttctaaattatttttattcactttattaaccatgggaCTTATATGCCTCATGCCGTAGTGCTTTCTTTGTTCCCATCATCTGGAGccttcttattttcttatttaatttctaaattatttttattcactttattaaccatgggaCTTATATGCCTCATGCCGTAGTGCTTTCTTTGTTCCCATCATCTGGAACCtccttattttcttatttaatttctaaattatttttattcactttattaaccatggaaCTTATGTGCCTCAAGCCGTAGTGCTTCTGTTTTTGGTGTCCAAGTTCGGAATattcttattttcttatatttattcaaaatttttatagaatttatttACCTTGGCACTTATATGCCTCATGCCGTAGTGCTTTCTTTGTGTCCAACTTCGGAAATTCCTtattttgatttaatattattttatatactttattaaccatggcaCTTACATGCCTCGGACCGTAGTTCTTCTGTTTTTGGTGTCGAATTTCGGATCCTTCTTGTtgtcttatttaatttaaaattattttatatactttattaaccatgggaCTTATATGCCTCATGCCGTAGTGCTTTCTTTGTGTCCAACTTTGGAAActtcttattttcttatttttatttaaatttttttaatttactaAGCATGGGACCTCGGAATCATATGCCTCAAGccgtaatttttttttggtgtacAGATTCAAgatggtttttattttctcattcAGTTAATGGTcccttattttcttatttaatatttattttaacaataACTTACTTTGGGACCTATGTTCTTGGTGTACAAATCAGGCGACTAATTCTTTCTTCGCCATTTTGTTTCATCtcgacttatttttttttaatccttATGGAACCTCCAAATtatgcttttgtttttggtatCCAAGTTCAGCAGTTGGGTTCTTTTTTCAAACTTCTATTATCAAATTGATCATTCATCTTGGTTGCGCCAGtggtttcttattttttattaattcatttttttatttacttcgCAACTTGTCCCATTTATAAAACTACTAAACCAGTGGAGTGTTGTGCTGATCCATTTGGTGGCAATTGTGGtctcttattttcttatttatttaatattcccTAAAAAGTatcataaaaattcaaatctgaatctaatttttttatttttggttaatAAAACTACTGTAACAAGCGGATAATGATTGGGCTCGGAAGCACCTGTTGtctcttattttcttattcattTAACTtctcatattttatttttgacagAGGGCTCCTACAACGAAGTTTTGTTCTTGGTATCCAAGTTCAGCAGTTGGGTTCTTTTCttacatattttatattattttttattttttttttgttaataaaacTACTCACACCCTTACTCCCTTATTTTCTCGATTAGTTAATATTAtacgaatattttttttcccaagcTTAAGGCCTCGGATCTCTGTCTTCGATGTACAAGTCCGGAAGAAGTGgtcttatttaatttttgctatatttttcttttaatctATAAAACttcctttttcttttattcattatttttataatgaaTGCCTAATGAACGAGCCTCGGAATGATATGCCTCACACCGTAGTTACTCTGT
Encoded here:
- the LOC6503055 gene encoding uncharacterized protein LOC6503055, with product MELSGVSGKRIREGRANGQPAVCPVGNCRTIVAHTHLLRHMISDHLDPRARALPFQLRLREVAIGQKTMLMLAYRQLVLDRDYCLAVLNWRQPDIKLGPGELAPEQLDLPPCHQPLAGHLPVLVMVCRTTWKALLTHEDRTIRSEQYAIGARHPDPSREWGTVYLFWLLCPATRRPVTATLTVLNSELECIERRNRRRIRNFACRMPIEQFINGLDPTFVTINEEKMDRCCRGTGRGDKASAIVEVIIEGEATP